In Gulosibacter molinativorax, a single window of DNA contains:
- a CDS encoding TetR/AcrR family transcriptional regulator — protein sequence METQRATKMEMRSRATRRVVVLAAYDLFCSRGFRETTMESIAEAADVSVQTVYFQFKTKAKLLQAVHEWTVLGDDRLAPAEQPWFIEAVAEQDARDALARIVAGVAELDARMAPMLPIFNALAQGSGGEIYRGSNELRRKGMSELAALLAAKTPFRPGITPGFAADLLFFLTGPESYAQLVIQTGWSRERWVEWVSATLVGQLFPSD from the coding sequence ATGGAAACGCAACGGGCGACGAAGATGGAGATGCGCTCACGTGCCACGCGGCGCGTCGTCGTGCTCGCGGCGTATGACCTCTTCTGCTCTCGCGGCTTCCGCGAAACCACGATGGAGTCCATCGCCGAAGCGGCGGACGTCTCCGTGCAGACGGTCTACTTCCAGTTCAAGACGAAGGCGAAGCTGCTGCAGGCTGTTCACGAGTGGACGGTCCTTGGGGACGACCGCCTTGCTCCCGCCGAACAGCCGTGGTTTATCGAGGCGGTGGCCGAGCAGGATGCGCGGGATGCGCTCGCAAGGATCGTCGCGGGGGTGGCCGAGTTGGACGCGCGGATGGCGCCGATGCTCCCGATTTTTAACGCGCTCGCCCAGGGTTCGGGTGGCGAGATCTATCGAGGCTCGAATGAGCTCCGGCGCAAGGGGATGTCGGAGTTGGCCGCATTGTTGGCCGCGAAGACGCCGTTTCGGCCTGGAATTACCCCGGGGTTCGCGGCAGATCTACTCTTCTTCCTCACTGGCCCCGAGTCGTACGCGCAACTCGTCATCCAAACCGGCTGGAGCCGTGAACGGTGGGTGGAGTGGGTGAGCGCGACCTTGGTTGGCCAGCTCTTCCCGAGCGATTAG
- a CDS encoding cupin domain-containing protein has protein sequence MSEETWRTVVDPVKKQTFTFIETAEETGGARLVTLIEVLPGGGPPEHSHSFAETFELVDGDARVLRDDVWLLLEHGKPITVEGGRFHTFTNASARPATIKVTVHDPGRFEQTMRVLAGLARDGVLAEGKRPPAALLAALVGMGGDYYEPVMPRPLWKLMNAALAPFGRKALRDALARYDRPVLAT, from the coding sequence ATGTCTGAAGAAACCTGGCGCACGGTCGTCGATCCGGTGAAGAAACAAACATTCACCTTCATCGAAACCGCCGAGGAGACCGGTGGTGCACGGCTGGTCACACTCATTGAGGTACTCCCCGGCGGCGGCCCGCCTGAACACTCGCATTCATTCGCGGAAACGTTCGAACTCGTGGATGGGGATGCCCGAGTCCTCCGTGATGATGTTTGGCTCCTCCTCGAGCACGGCAAGCCGATTACGGTCGAGGGAGGGAGATTCCACACCTTTACGAACGCCAGCGCACGGCCGGCGACCATCAAGGTCACGGTTCACGATCCCGGTCGCTTCGAACAGACAATGCGCGTGCTGGCCGGGCTTGCGCGCGATGGAGTCCTGGCGGAAGGCAAGCGCCCTCCCGCCGCACTGCTTGCTGCACTTGTGGGTATGGGCGGCGACTACTACGAACCGGTGATGCCCCGACCGCTCTGGAAACTCATGAACGCCGCCCTGGCCCCGTTTGGCCGGAAGGCGCTCCGGGATGCACTCGCTCGCTACGACCGACCGGTTCTCGCGACGTAA
- a CDS encoding zinc-binding dehydrogenase — MKAAVVREFGQGFHVEDVTLADPIGSEVLLDIKASGLCHSDELAAETNLGYDVPAVFGHEIAGVVTAVGPDVVGFEIGDHVVGCLVQYCGACVKCLSGKVGLCENPNATLRTDTETPRILDAEGKALNQGMGLGGFAERALVHENQLARVPKEIPFPQAALLGCGVVTGAGAVMNTANVQAGDTVAIMGVGGVGVNAISGAVIAGASKIIAIDIADDKLENAKKFGTTHVVNSTKVDPVAEVQRITNGGADHVFDFVGGAGVTRQGFDMAAKGGGLYLIGLLNPENSIEVSSVEALMTQKRVQGVYMGSTTPKRDIPMIAELYLQGRYELDALVSKKITLDEVNEGYASLKDPKINRVVITDL; from the coding sequence ATGAAGGCTGCTGTTGTACGAGAATTTGGCCAAGGTTTCCACGTTGAAGACGTCACTCTCGCGGATCCAATCGGCAGCGAAGTTCTGTTAGACATCAAAGCTTCGGGGCTTTGCCACAGCGACGAACTCGCGGCAGAAACCAACTTGGGGTACGACGTTCCCGCCGTCTTCGGGCATGAAATCGCCGGCGTCGTCACCGCAGTGGGCCCGGATGTCGTCGGTTTCGAGATCGGCGACCACGTTGTCGGCTGCCTCGTACAGTACTGCGGTGCCTGCGTTAAGTGCCTGTCGGGCAAGGTCGGGCTCTGTGAGAACCCGAATGCAACGTTGCGCACCGACACGGAGACGCCGCGCATCCTTGATGCCGAGGGTAAGGCCCTCAACCAGGGCATGGGGCTCGGCGGCTTCGCAGAACGCGCCCTCGTGCACGAGAACCAGCTGGCCCGCGTACCGAAAGAAATTCCTTTCCCGCAGGCAGCACTCCTCGGCTGCGGCGTGGTCACCGGCGCCGGCGCCGTCATGAACACCGCGAATGTCCAGGCTGGTGACACAGTTGCGATCATGGGTGTCGGTGGTGTTGGCGTCAACGCCATCAGCGGCGCCGTCATTGCAGGTGCATCGAAGATCATCGCTATCGACATCGCGGACGACAAGCTCGAGAACGCGAAGAAGTTCGGCACGACCCACGTCGTGAACTCCACCAAGGTGGATCCCGTTGCGGAAGTTCAGCGCATCACCAATGGTGGCGCGGACCACGTCTTCGACTTCGTCGGCGGCGCTGGCGTGACTCGCCAGGGATTCGATATGGCCGCGAAGGGTGGCGGCCTCTATCTCATCGGGCTGCTGAACCCCGAAAACTCGATTGAGGTTTCTTCGGTCGAGGCGCTCATGACCCAGAAGCGCGTGCAGGGCGTGTACATGGGCTCCACCACGCCGAAGCGCGACATCCCGATGATCGCCGAGCTGTACCTGCAGGGCCGCTACGAGCTCGACGCGCTGGTCTCGAAGAAGATCACGCTGGATGAGGTCAACGAAGGCTATGCCTCGCTCAAGGATCCCAAGATCAACCGCGTCGTGATCACGGACCTCTAA
- a CDS encoding LysR substrate-binding domain-containing protein, whose amino-acid sequence MSDDQLSSIPSPDVTLRQLECFVAVAEDSTITGAAARIHSSGSAVSDAVTALERVLGVPLMVRRRSQGITLTSTGRSLVPLAREVLAGAHELELMARGDEGRVAPVRIGSFHTIAPTFVPPIIRQFMNRHPEADISYVVGEQDVLAQQLKNGDLDIAIVYELDFPLEFERVRLVRSLPVVLLPEGHRFASRKSIRLQELGDEPFVLNDIAPSRQYALDILNDAGVHPPHVHASANYDLCRSLVGEGIGWTILMDRRFSPSTWSGKTLVEIPIEPAPQPLGIVAASRPEAHPPRVADLIDVAREVSRDLMR is encoded by the coding sequence ATGAGTGATGATCAGCTTTCGAGCATCCCGAGCCCCGACGTCACCCTTCGCCAGCTTGAATGCTTCGTTGCAGTGGCCGAGGACAGCACCATTACCGGTGCCGCGGCGCGGATTCACTCCTCCGGTTCGGCGGTTTCGGATGCGGTCACCGCGCTCGAACGCGTGCTTGGCGTTCCGCTGATGGTGCGCCGTCGCTCGCAGGGCATCACGCTCACCTCGACGGGTCGCTCGCTCGTTCCGCTCGCCCGCGAGGTGCTTGCGGGGGCGCACGAGCTCGAGCTGATGGCGCGAGGGGATGAGGGGCGGGTCGCGCCGGTGCGCATCGGCTCGTTCCACACGATCGCGCCCACCTTCGTGCCGCCGATCATCCGCCAGTTCATGAACCGGCACCCGGAAGCCGATATCAGCTATGTCGTGGGGGAGCAGGATGTGCTGGCCCAGCAGCTGAAGAACGGTGACCTCGATATCGCGATCGTCTACGAGCTCGACTTCCCGCTCGAGTTCGAGCGAGTGCGGCTCGTGCGCTCGCTCCCTGTCGTGCTGCTCCCGGAGGGGCACCGGTTCGCGTCGCGAAAATCGATCCGGCTGCAGGAATTGGGCGACGAACCGTTCGTCCTGAACGACATTGCCCCGAGCCGGCAGTATGCGCTCGACATCCTCAACGACGCGGGTGTGCATCCGCCGCACGTGCACGCGAGCGCGAACTACGATCTTTGTCGGTCACTCGTGGGTGAGGGAATCGGCTGGACGATCCTCATGGATCGGCGCTTCTCGCCGTCGACGTGGTCGGGCAAGACGCTCGTGGAGATTCCGATCGAGCCAGCCCCGCAGCCGCTCGGGATTGTCGCCGCATCACGTCCCGAAGCACATCCGCCGCGCGTCGCCGACCTCATCGACGTGGCGCGCGAGGTCAGTCGGGATCTGATGCGGTAG
- a CDS encoding MFS transporter, translating into MTKERRRIIGAVVVGTTVEWYDFFVYATMAGLVFGQHFFGPATEGNDNLATIFSFLTVGISFLFRPLGAFLAGHYGDKIGRKPMLVITLLLMGVATFAIGLLPTYNGVEGDWFGGIGVAAPIALLFLRILQGISAGGEWGGAVLMATEGAPTKIRGRMGMFPQLGVPFGMLLASGMVALVTALTGDNFLVWGWRIPFLFSIVLVVIGFIVRHSVEESPVYKEIEERQQQASAPIATLFRKHGGTVILLALLFVGNNAAGYMTTGGYIQNYATKGLGMDVTFVMLAVLAAAAMWALVTYISGFITDKIGRKKMFFIGYGLQLITVWVLFAMVNTAQPALVLIGLLIYAIPLGIQYGPIATWFVESFPASVRFSGVSIGYALGAILGGAFAPTIAAWLMQSFNNVYAISTYLFIATLISLFAAWKLKDRTGIPLTHAFEETGMFETWKPGDPTKEEYEALGETVTDANWVADKR; encoded by the coding sequence GTGACAAAGGAACGTCGCCGCATCATCGGCGCCGTCGTCGTCGGCACCACCGTCGAGTGGTACGACTTTTTCGTGTACGCGACCATGGCCGGTCTCGTATTCGGTCAGCACTTCTTCGGCCCCGCGACCGAGGGTAACGACAACCTGGCCACCATCTTCTCGTTCCTGACGGTGGGTATCTCGTTCCTGTTCCGCCCGCTCGGCGCGTTCCTCGCGGGTCACTACGGTGACAAGATCGGTCGCAAGCCGATGCTTGTCATCACCCTCCTGCTCATGGGTGTCGCGACCTTCGCGATCGGCTTGCTGCCGACATACAACGGCGTCGAGGGTGACTGGTTCGGCGGTATTGGCGTTGCCGCGCCGATCGCGCTGCTGTTCCTGCGCATCCTGCAGGGCATCTCGGCCGGTGGTGAGTGGGGCGGCGCCGTCCTCATGGCCACAGAGGGTGCGCCCACGAAGATCCGCGGACGCATGGGTATGTTCCCGCAGCTCGGCGTACCGTTCGGCATGCTGCTCGCCTCGGGCATGGTCGCGCTTGTGACCGCGCTCACGGGTGACAACTTCCTCGTGTGGGGTTGGCGTATTCCGTTCCTCTTCTCGATCGTGCTCGTCGTGATCGGCTTCATCGTGCGCCACTCGGTCGAGGAGTCACCGGTGTACAAGGAGATCGAGGAGCGCCAGCAGCAGGCTTCGGCGCCGATCGCGACACTGTTCCGCAAGCACGGCGGCACCGTCATCCTCCTCGCGCTGCTCTTCGTCGGCAACAATGCCGCGGGGTACATGACTACGGGTGGCTATATCCAGAACTACGCGACCAAGGGTCTCGGGATGGACGTCACGTTTGTGATGCTTGCGGTGCTGGCCGCGGCGGCAATGTGGGCGCTCGTTACCTACATCTCGGGCTTCATCACCGACAAGATCGGTCGCAAGAAGATGTTCTTCATCGGCTACGGTCTGCAGCTCATCACCGTGTGGGTGCTCTTCGCGATGGTGAACACGGCCCAGCCCGCGCTCGTGCTCATCGGTCTGCTGATCTACGCCATCCCGCTCGGTATCCAGTACGGCCCGATCGCGACCTGGTTCGTCGAGTCCTTCCCCGCATCCGTGCGCTTCTCGGGCGTCTCGATTGGGTACGCGCTCGGCGCGATTCTCGGTGGCGCGTTCGCCCCGACCATCGCGGCGTGGCTCATGCAGTCGTTCAACAACGTCTACGCGATCTCGACCTACCTCTTCATTGCGACGCTCATCAGTCTCTTCGCGGCGTGGAAGCTCAAGGACCGCACCGGCATCCCGCTGACGCACGCGTTCGAGGAGACCGGCATGTTCGAGACGTGGAAGCCCGGCGACCCCACGAAGGAAGAGTACGAGGCGCTCGGGGAGACCGTGACCGACGCCAACTGGGTGGCCGACAAGCGCTAG
- a CDS encoding MFS transporter, translating into MTNTATAEDRRLARERRRIIGAVVVGTTVEWYDFFVYATMAGLVLAPLFFEPATQGNEGFATILSFLTVGISFLFRPLGAFLAGHFGDKIGRKPMLVITLLLMGVATFAIGLLPTYNGTEGDWFGGIGLAAPIALLFLRILQGISAGGEWGGAVLMATEHSPTKTRGRMGMFPQLGVPFGMLLASGMIAAVTAITGDQFAVWGWRIPFLFSVVLVVVGFIVRHSVEESPVYKEIEARQQQASAPIATLFRKHGLSVILLAALFIGNNAAGYMTTGGYMQNYATKTLGMDVTFVMLAVLGAAAMWALFTYISGFITDKIGRKKSFFLGYSLQLITVWVLFAMANTGEPAMLLIGLLIFAIPLGLTYGPIAVWFVESFPASVRFSGVSIGYALGAILGGAFAPTIATWLMQTFNNVYAISTYLFIATIISLIAAALLKDRTGIPLTHAFEETGKFDTWKPGDPTKEEYEALGSTVTDANFVATQRG; encoded by the coding sequence GTGACGAACACTGCAACCGCAGAAGATCGCCGCTTGGCAAGAGAGCGCCGCCGCATCATCGGCGCCGTCGTTGTTGGAACCACCGTCGAGTGGTACGACTTTTTCGTGTACGCGACCATGGCCGGTCTCGTGCTCGCGCCGCTCTTCTTCGAGCCGGCAACCCAGGGTAACGAGGGCTTCGCCACGATTCTCTCGTTCCTCACCGTGGGTATCTCATTCCTCTTCCGCCCGCTCGGCGCATTCCTTGCGGGCCACTTCGGCGACAAGATCGGTCGCAAGCCGATGCTCGTCATCACGCTGCTCCTCATGGGTGTCGCGACCTTCGCGATCGGTCTCCTCCCGACCTACAACGGCACCGAAGGTGACTGGTTCGGTGGCATCGGCCTGGCCGCGCCGATCGCGCTGCTGTTCCTGCGCATCCTGCAGGGCATCTCGGCCGGTGGTGAGTGGGGCGGCGCCGTCCTCATGGCCACCGAGCACTCGCCCACGAAGACCCGCGGTCGCATGGGTATGTTCCCGCAGCTCGGCGTGCCGTTCGGCATGCTGCTCGCATCGGGCATGATCGCCGCGGTGACCGCAATCACCGGCGACCAGTTCGCCGTCTGGGGCTGGCGCATCCCGTTCCTCTTCTCGGTCGTGCTCGTGGTCGTCGGTTTCATCGTCCGCCATTCGGTCGAGGAATCCCCGGTCTACAAAGAGATCGAGGCGCGTCAGCAGCAGGCGTCGGCGCCGATCGCCACGCTCTTCCGCAAGCACGGCCTCAGCGTGATCCTGCTCGCAGCCCTGTTCATCGGCAACAACGCGGCCGGCTACATGACCACCGGCGGCTACATGCAGAACTACGCCACGAAGACGCTCGGCATGGATGTCACGTTCGTCATGCTGGCAGTACTCGGAGCGGCCGCGATGTGGGCCCTGTTCACGTACATCTCGGGCTTCATCACCGACAAGATCGGCCGTAAGAAGAGCTTCTTCCTCGGTTACAGCCTGCAGCTCATCACCGTGTGGGTCCTCTTCGCGATGGCCAACACCGGCGAACCTGCGATGCTCCTCATCGGCCTGCTGATCTTCGCTATCCCGCTCGGCCTCACCTACGGCCCGATCGCCGTGTGGTTCGTCGAGTCCTTCCCCGCATCGGTCCGCTTCTCGGGCGTCTCGATCGGTTACGCCCTCGGCGCGATCCTCGGTGGCGCGTTCGCCCCGACCATCGCGACGTGGCTCATGCAGACCTTCAACAACGTCTACGCGATCTCGACCTACCTGTTCATCGCCACGATCATCAGCCTGATCGCCGCCGCGCTGCTCAAGGACCGCACGGGCATCCCGCTCACGCACGCCTTCGAGGAGACCGGCAAGTTCGACACCTGGAAGCCGGGCGACCCGACCAAGGAAGAGTACGAAGCACTCGGCTCAACGGTCACCGACGCGAACTTCGTCGCGACCCAGCGCGGTTAG
- a CDS encoding HpcH/HpaI aldolase/citrate lyase family protein, translating into MSDARNEANTTDGPKPARLDLARTALFVPATRPERIAKAFAAGADAVIVDLEDAVAADAKGWARDTLTRVFDQPQEFDLDGAAQPIAIRFSTPSSEDGKQDIDWLESIVTDDARVARLDSIMVAKIETTAELDLVAKVLDASSAAAGVSLVPLIESPAGIVNAAELATHPRVSRLGLGAIDMAVELGCEVRSTTMDYVRAQLVIACALAGKQGPLDSPSAEFKDDELVRSDTEQVKRAGCTGKLCIHPRQIPIVAEVFAPTDEEIDWARRVLEVQDGLGQVDGQMVDRPVILRARRILGV; encoded by the coding sequence ATGAGCGATGCACGCAATGAAGCGAACACTACCGATGGCCCGAAGCCGGCCCGACTCGACCTCGCGCGAACCGCGCTGTTTGTCCCCGCGACGCGTCCTGAGCGCATCGCAAAGGCATTCGCCGCAGGTGCCGACGCTGTGATCGTCGACCTCGAGGATGCGGTGGCTGCGGATGCGAAGGGCTGGGCCCGCGATACGCTCACCCGCGTGTTTGACCAGCCGCAGGAGTTCGACTTGGACGGAGCAGCTCAGCCGATCGCGATCCGCTTCAGCACACCTTCGAGCGAGGACGGGAAGCAGGACATCGACTGGCTCGAATCGATCGTCACCGATGACGCGCGCGTCGCCCGGCTCGACTCCATCATGGTCGCGAAGATCGAGACGACTGCCGAACTGGACCTCGTCGCAAAGGTGCTCGACGCATCCTCCGCCGCTGCCGGAGTCTCGCTTGTGCCGCTGATCGAGTCGCCGGCCGGGATCGTCAACGCCGCCGAACTCGCCACGCATCCTCGCGTGTCTCGCCTGGGGCTTGGCGCGATCGACATGGCCGTCGAACTCGGCTGCGAGGTGCGCAGCACCACCATGGACTACGTTCGCGCGCAGCTCGTGATCGCGTGTGCCCTCGCCGGTAAGCAGGGGCCGCTCGACTCGCCTTCTGCCGAGTTCAAGGACGACGAGCTGGTCCGGAGCGACACCGAACAGGTGAAGCGGGCCGGGTGCACTGGCAAGCTATGCATCCACCCGCGGCAGATTCCGATCGTCGCTGAGGTATTCGCGCCGACCGACGAGGAGATCGATTGGGCCCGCCGCGTACTCGAGGTGCAGGACGGGCTCGGTCAAGTCGACGGGCAGATGGTGGACCGTCCCGTCATTCTGCGCGCCCGGCGGATCCTCGGCGTATAG
- a CDS encoding diacylglycerol/lipid kinase family protein, with product MRAKRIVYALNPASGQGLKDDDTVYEEGVELATGATFEELHAATAQALEAPADALIVQGGDGMASMGAEFATKHGVPLGVVPTGTGNDFARSTGIPRGRAARVRAKLIHGLKDGTARFRTVDVLRFTLDGDPHVAVNSINIGFDALVNERANEMRHLRGTTRYLVALLQSVRRFQSERFRYQLDGEPVQEMDAQVLAVLNGRTIGGGIPLGPDARPDDGELDTVIVRGLNRPGLLALFPSALAGLHTLFPQVQTLRGRSIRIESPPGVAIYADGECLRASSTASGSTVEVTIDPRALRLVRAH from the coding sequence ATGCGTGCCAAGCGGATCGTGTATGCCCTCAACCCGGCCTCGGGACAGGGCCTCAAGGACGACGACACCGTCTACGAGGAGGGCGTCGAACTCGCAACCGGCGCGACCTTCGAAGAGCTGCACGCCGCAACCGCTCAAGCACTCGAGGCTCCCGCGGATGCGCTCATCGTCCAGGGTGGCGACGGCATGGCATCCATGGGCGCCGAGTTCGCCACGAAACACGGGGTGCCGCTCGGCGTCGTCCCGACCGGCACCGGCAACGACTTCGCGCGCTCGACCGGCATTCCGCGCGGGCGAGCCGCGCGGGTCCGGGCGAAGCTCATCCACGGTCTGAAAGACGGCACCGCAAGATTCCGCACCGTCGACGTCCTGCGCTTCACGCTCGACGGCGACCCGCACGTCGCCGTCAACTCCATCAACATCGGCTTCGACGCGCTCGTAAACGAACGTGCGAACGAAATGCGCCACCTTCGAGGCACGACGCGTTACCTCGTCGCACTGCTGCAGTCGGTTCGCCGCTTTCAATCTGAACGGTTTCGCTACCAGCTCGACGGCGAACCGGTTCAGGAAATGGATGCGCAAGTCCTCGCAGTCCTGAACGGCCGCACCATCGGCGGTGGCATCCCGCTCGGGCCAGATGCTAGGCCAGATGACGGTGAACTCGACACGGTGATCGTGCGGGGCCTGAACCGGCCCGGCCTCCTCGCGCTCTTCCCGTCGGCCCTCGCCGGGCTCCACACGCTGTTCCCGCAGGTGCAGACGCTCCGGGGCCGAAGTATCCGCATCGAGTCACCGCCGGGCGTCGCGATTTATGCCGATGGCGAGTGCCTTCGCGCCTCGAGCACCGCATCCGGGTCGACAGTCGAAGTAACGATCGACCCGCGCGCGCTCCGACTCGTGCGGGCGCACTGA
- a CDS encoding MFS transporter → MSKSVYQMPGMPEVLALTVISFTGYSALLPVAPMWAVEGGADEVGAGLVNGVLLLVTILTQLSMPRLLRNFGWRWTLVSAALLLGLPAGALALNSDLWFVLLVSAIRGVGFGIITVGATSLIAQLVEPARQGKAIGAFGLAIAVPQVLFTPAGPWVAKTVGFETVFAIGTLPVLGAWLAWRLAGKAKAVPKTSGEPAPFRNLARPMVIMFGLTVCGGGILTFMPQMVALPTESLAALLLLTLTAALTRWLAGTLADTYGARRFLWPSIVITTVGMLLVGFAVREPEATNLVALLVGAVIVGVSYGALQTFTLSVSLQSVKPQHYNSASTVWNVGFDAGTGVGSVLVGAIAAGTSFSVAMYVGAALSLLTLPLAFGVRRA, encoded by the coding sequence GTGAGCAAGTCGGTATATCAGATGCCGGGGATGCCCGAGGTGCTTGCCCTCACCGTCATCTCGTTTACGGGGTATTCGGCGCTCTTGCCCGTCGCGCCGATGTGGGCGGTCGAAGGCGGTGCCGATGAGGTTGGCGCGGGCTTGGTGAACGGCGTCCTGCTCCTCGTCACGATCCTTACCCAGCTGTCAATGCCGCGTTTGCTACGGAACTTCGGCTGGCGGTGGACGCTCGTGAGCGCAGCACTCCTGCTCGGCCTTCCTGCCGGAGCCCTGGCGCTGAACTCGGATCTGTGGTTCGTGTTACTGGTCTCCGCGATCCGAGGTGTGGGGTTCGGCATCATCACCGTGGGCGCGACCTCCCTTATTGCGCAATTGGTGGAGCCAGCGCGGCAGGGGAAGGCGATCGGCGCATTTGGGTTGGCGATCGCGGTGCCGCAGGTGCTGTTCACTCCGGCGGGGCCGTGGGTCGCGAAAACCGTCGGGTTCGAAACGGTCTTCGCCATCGGCACGCTCCCGGTGCTCGGCGCGTGGCTTGCCTGGCGCCTGGCCGGGAAAGCGAAGGCCGTCCCGAAGACGTCCGGCGAGCCAGCACCCTTTCGAAATCTCGCCCGACCAATGGTGATCATGTTTGGCCTGACGGTCTGTGGCGGCGGGATACTGACGTTCATGCCGCAGATGGTCGCGCTGCCAACCGAGAGCCTCGCGGCGCTGCTGCTGCTGACGCTCACGGCGGCACTCACGCGATGGCTCGCCGGAACGCTCGCCGACACGTACGGTGCGCGACGATTCTTGTGGCCGTCGATCGTGATCACGACGGTCGGGATGCTTCTCGTCGGCTTCGCCGTTCGCGAGCCCGAGGCGACGAACCTCGTCGCGCTGCTGGTGGGCGCGGTCATCGTTGGTGTCAGCTATGGAGCCCTCCAGACCTTCACGTTGAGCGTCTCGCTGCAGTCGGTGAAACCCCAGCACTACAACTCGGCGAGCACCGTCTGGAACGTGGGGTTCGACGCGGGAACGGGCGTCGGGTCCGTCCTCGTGGGCGCCATCGCGGCGGGCACATCGTTCAGCGTCGCGATGTATGTCGGCGCGGCGCTGTCACTCCTCACCCTGCCGCTGGCGTTTGGGGTGCGACGCGCGTAG
- a CDS encoding glutamyl-tRNA reductase, whose protein sequence is MLVCVSANHRSAGFSLLERFSSVSVTSLEELIRDSAEVVGGVVLSTCNRFEVYLDLEGPEQFAAFVPALAADFGMREDDLRAHVRVIGDSDVSSHLFSVSSGLESVALGEEEIAGQVGRALEQARDAQVTTRDLERLFQSAATASKGVKAHANLATQGRSLVSLALDLAASQVLDWSRANVVLIGTGTYAGASLKSLQDRGVGTVDVYSPSGRQHTLGERYDIREIEHGRLPEQLSSADLVITCTNTETYVLDYDQVRNARLAPGSSDGLLIVDMGLPRNVDPLVAKLDTVDLLDIETVRQHAPLEDLGATELARCIVARAATEFEQERREQKSAKALAQYRSVVQARVSEQIEKTGAEDVVAESMRKLGNALLHPTTMRIKELTREGRSDEVIAALNLLYGDGSAKVSVQAPATPSADEVRDGAQALLAAQAETGEPQLCAAAQLHLSTEHRCADSCPIAH, encoded by the coding sequence ATGCTGGTCTGTGTAAGCGCCAATCACCGCTCGGCTGGGTTCTCCCTCCTCGAGCGGTTTAGTTCGGTCTCCGTCACCTCACTCGAGGAGCTCATCCGTGACTCCGCCGAGGTCGTCGGCGGCGTCGTGCTGTCGACCTGCAACCGCTTTGAGGTGTACCTCGACCTCGAGGGGCCCGAGCAGTTCGCGGCATTTGTGCCGGCGCTCGCGGCCGATTTCGGGATGCGCGAGGACGACTTGCGCGCCCACGTTCGCGTGATCGGTGATTCGGATGTGTCGAGTCACCTCTTCTCGGTGTCGAGCGGCCTCGAGTCGGTCGCCCTCGGCGAGGAAGAGATCGCCGGCCAGGTCGGCCGCGCGCTTGAGCAGGCGCGGGATGCGCAGGTTACAACGCGCGATCTCGAGCGGCTTTTCCAGTCTGCCGCGACGGCGTCAAAGGGCGTGAAGGCGCACGCGAACCTCGCAACCCAGGGGCGCTCGCTCGTGAGCCTCGCGCTCGACCTTGCCGCGTCACAGGTACTTGATTGGTCCCGCGCGAATGTCGTGCTGATCGGCACCGGAACCTATGCCGGCGCATCCTTGAAGTCGCTGCAGGATCGCGGCGTCGGCACAGTCGACGTCTACTCGCCGTCTGGCCGCCAGCACACGCTGGGCGAGCGGTACGACATCCGCGAGATCGAGCACGGCCGGCTGCCTGAGCAGCTTTCGAGCGCCGATCTCGTGATCACGTGCACGAACACCGAGACGTACGTGCTCGACTACGACCAGGTGCGCAACGCGCGCCTCGCGCCGGGCTCGAGCGACGGCCTGCTGATCGTCGACATGGGCCTGCCCCGCAACGTCGACCCGCTCGTCGCGAAGCTCGACACCGTCGACCTCCTCGACATCGAGACGGTTCGCCAGCACGCGCCGCTCGAAGACCTTGGCGCGACCGAGCTGGCCCGCTGCATCGTCGCCCGCGCGGCGACCGAATTCGAGCAGGAGCGTCGCGAGCAGAAGTCGGCGAAGGCGCTCGCGCAGTATCGGTCGGTGGTCCAGGCGCGCGTCTCCGAGCAGATCGAGAAGACCGGCGCCGAGGATGTGGTGGCCGAGTCGATGCGCAAGCTCGGCAATGCGCTGCTGCATCCGACCACGATGCGCATCAAAGAACTCACCCGCGAAGGACGCAGCGACGAGGTTATCGCGGCGCTCAACCTCTTGTACGGGGACGGCTCGGCGAAGGTGTCGGTGCAGGCCCCCGCGACCCCATCCGCGGACGAGGTTCGTGACGGCGCGCAGGCGCTGCTCGCGGCGCAGGCCGAAACCGGCGAACCGCAGCTGTGTGCCGCCGCGCAGCTGCACCTGAGCACCGAGCATCGCTGCGCGGACTCCTGCCCGATCGCGCACTAG